The sequence GATTTAAGACAGTTGAAATTAAGTGACGTGTTAGAAATTTCTCGTGGCCGAGTGATTGTCAAAGAACGTCTGGCCATGAAGGAACAAAAAACAGCCAAACACAATTCGGTCTTCATTTCAAACAAATTACGAAAAGTGATTCTCGATTATGTTCAATCCGAATTTCCTGAGCAGTTGCAAGCGCAAGAATTCAGCAACTATTTGTTTCCGAGTCGAAAAGGAGCAGATACGCCTTTGACACGACAAAGCCTTTGGCGGATCATTCATGAAGCAGGGACGGCGGTTGGATTAAAAGAAATTGGTCCCCATTCGATGCGCAAGACCTTCGGATATTTTTTGTACAAGCAAGGGACCAAAACAGAAATTATTCAGTCGCTGCTCAACCACTCTTCACAACGGGAGACCTTACGCTATATTGGGATCACCCAGGAAGACAAAGATACCGCAGTAAAGAGTTTGGATCTATGACAGAATAACGCCCTATATAATAGAAGGAAAAATTCAAGAGGTGAGAAAATGAACGAAGAAAAGCGACCTAACTTTCCGGATAAATACCACTTATCTCGCAAAGAATCGGTGTATTTATTGAAGAAAAACATTGTGGAACTGGTGTATAATGCGGGAAAATTTGAAGGATTGAATACAACGCTATTACAAACAGAAGAGATTATTAAGTATAATCGGGCCAATAACGTGGCTGTAGATGATGTCCTGACCGTCGTTAACTTAAAAAGAGGCTTTGAAATGCTTTTAAACGACGTACAGGAGCCCCTGTTAGAGACAAGTAAGCGGATTAATCGGATCGTTGCAGCGGAAGACGCCCTTTTTCCTGGCGAAATACGAACCGGTGGAGTAGAAGTATCGACCATTCAAGGAAGATATGTACCACCAATGTTAACTGAAGATGAGGTAAAGAATCAATATGACGAGATAATGAATCAAGAGATATCAGAGACGGAAAAAGCATTGCGACTGTTTCTATTCATTTCGAAGAATCAAATTTTTTGGGACGGTAATAAAAGAACTGCATTGTTAACTGCTAATAAGATCATGTTTAGCAAAGGGGTAGGATTGTTATCCATTCCCGAAACTGTATTTGCAAAATTTAATGAATTGTTATCTATGTATTACAATAGCAATCAATCTAGTGATGAATTAAAAATTTTATCATTTATGTATGACGAATGTATTTTTGGAATAATTTATAAATCCTAGATATAGAAGAGCGCTTTAATAATGGAACTACTAGATGTAAATATTACCGATAAAGGTTTGTATTATTTGCAAAAAATGAATTTATAACGTAGGCTAATTAAGCAAC comes from Carnobacterium divergens and encodes:
- a CDS encoding tyrosine-type recombinase/integrase; the encoded protein is MKSVEPIRDKKKIDAMKAILASGKYGQRNLVLFSIGINTAYRISDLRQLKLSDVLEISRGRVIVKERLAMKEQKTAKHNSVFISNKLRKVILDYVQSEFPEQLQAQEFSNYLFPSRKGADTPLTRQSLWRIIHEAGTAVGLKEIGPHSMRKTFGYFLYKQGTKTEIIQSLLNHSSQRETLRYIGITQEDKDTAVKSLDL
- a CDS encoding Fic family protein produces the protein MNEEKRPNFPDKYHLSRKESVYLLKKNIVELVYNAGKFEGLNTTLLQTEEIIKYNRANNVAVDDVLTVVNLKRGFEMLLNDVQEPLLETSKRINRIVAAEDALFPGEIRTGGVEVSTIQGRYVPPMLTEDEVKNQYDEIMNQEISETEKALRLFLFISKNQIFWDGNKRTALLTANKIMFSKGVGLLSIPETVFAKFNELLSMYYNSNQSSDELKILSFMYDECIFGIIYKS